The genomic region GGCGGGCACGTCGAAGGTCTCGCGCGCCTCGCTGCACGGCGTGCCCCGCGTTCCTTCGACGATGGGCATCCAGGACGCGCCGGACTCGCTGCCCAGCGCCAAGAAGCTCACGACCGGGCCCTGGTCGGTGTGCACGGCGCCCGTGCTCGACGTCGCCGGCCGGGTGCAGCAGCAGCGCCGGACCGTGGTGCTGGCGGGGCAGGCGCCGACGGGGACAGCGGCCACCGAGGACCAGGGCCTGCTCGTCAGCGCCGGCGGGCGCGACACCTCGCTGTGGGTCGTGTGGGCGGGCGCCCGGCACCGCATCGCCGACCTGCGCGCCGCTGCGGCGCTGGGGCTGGCCGACGAGCCGGCCCGCGTGGTCGGGGCCGCGTGGCTCGACAGCGTGCCGCAGGGCGCCGACCTGGTCTTCCCGGCGCTGGCCCGGCGCGGTGCGCCCGGCCCGGCGGTCGCCGGTGCGGCCACCGTCGTCGGTGACGTGGTCGTCGCGCAGCTCGCCGACGGCGCCCAGTACGCCGTGGTGACCTCCAGCGGGCTGGCCCTCGTCTCGCCCGTCGCCGCCGAGCTCGCCCTGAGCCGCAGCGCCGGCGCCCGGGCCCGGTCGATACCGGCCTCGGCCTTGCCGTCGGTGGCGCGCTCGGCGACGGTGCCCGGGATCGACGCGCTGCCCGCGCAACGGCTGCACCCCGCCGACGCCTCGCCGAGCCACCGGGTGGTGTGCGTCGTGCGCCGGGTGCAGGCCTCCGGCGCGGGGCCGGCGGTCTTGCGGCTCACCGGGTCGGTGCCGGCCGGCCAGCCCCTGGCCGCCCCTGCCGGGAGCGCCACGCCCACGGGCGACGCGCTGGTGATGTCGCCCGGAGCGGTCGCCTACGTGCGCGCCGAGCCGGCCGCAGGAGTGTCGTCCGGCACCCGCTACCTGGTCACCGACCGAGGCCTGCGCTACCCCCTGGCCGACGACGAGGCCGTGGCCGCCCTCGGCTACTCCTCGGTCCAGCCGCTGCGGGTGCCGCCGCTGGTGCTGGGCCTCATCCCGGCGGGGCCGCTGCTCAGCCGCGCGGCGGCCCTGACGACTGCTGGGTCGACCACCGGACAGTAGACGTCCGCGCGCGTCAGCCTCAGCCCGCTGAGGCGGACGGGCTCGCAGTCGCGCTGCCGAAGACCGGGATGTCGAACGAGAAGCTGTAGGTGGCCGACGCGGACCCGGCCTCCGCGCCCTCGCGCACGTCGACGTCGAGGATCAGCACTCCCTCGTGGAGCCCCTTCACGACTCCGAGCGCGGTGGCGGGGGCCGCGCTGTCGGTCGACCCGGGCTTCGGTCCGACCGTTCGGGTCAGATCGTCGGTCGACAGGCGCAGCACGCCCTGCTGGTCCCAGAGGGCCTCCGAGAGCTTCTCGACCGAGGGGTACTTGACGTTCACGTAGACGACGCTCGGGGGGGACTCGGGGTCGCTCGTCTGAGTTGAGGTCGCGACCCGGTAGGCCGTGATGTGCGTGGAGGCGCCGCCGGGCAGCAGCACGGTGACGTCGATGCCCTTCTTGTCGTCCTTGGCCGCGAACCCTGAGCCACCGGCTCCCTCGGGGATGTGCAGGGTCGCCCGTGTCGGCGTCTGCCTGAGGTCGAGGGTGGTCTTGTCGTCCTTGACCAGGGGGTCCTTGTCGGCGGTGCTGCTGCCGACGCTGATGGTGCAGGCGCCGGTGGTGACGACGACGAGCGCGTACGCGGCGGCGGTGCACACCTGGCGGCGAAGGGTCCGGCGCCACCTGGGGGACCTCACGTCCTTGATGACCGCCACTCCTACCGCGGTCCCTGCGAGGTGCGGATCCCGGCGAGCACGTCGGCGCCCTCGGCCCGAGGCGCCGCGAGCGTGCCGGCGGCGCTCGGAGCGGTCACCCGGCCCGGCGCCCAGCCGCGACGGCGACCGCGCGGCAGGACCAGCGCCACCACTGCCAGCAGGGCCGCTGCGCCCAGGCCGGCGGCGGCGAGCACCACGCCGATCAGCGACGTGCGGTGTGCGTGCCTCGGGACGGGCAGTGCAGCGGCGGCCACCGGGGGAGCACTGTGCACCCCCGCCGCGCCCTCGGCGGGCAGGACCGCGGTCACCGCCGCGTACGGGTCGACGACGCCGGCGCCCACCCCGGCGTCCCGGCCCGCGGGCGGTGCGTCGGCGGTCGCCTCGATGCGGGCGACGACCTGGGCCGCGGTGAGCTGCGGGAGGTAGGCGCGCACGAGGGCGACGGTGCCGGCGACCAGGGGAGTCGCGAAGCTCGTCCCGGTCACGACGGCGTAGCGGCCGGGACCGTTCGCGCCCGCCACCACGACCTGCTGGCCCGGCGCCGCGACGTCGACGTAGTCCGCGGCGTGCGAGGTGTCGGCCCGCGCGTCCGCTGAGTCGGTCGCGGCGACGGCCAGGACCTCGGGGTAGGCCGCCGGGTAGTAGGTCGGGGGCGTCGAGCCGTCGTCGCCCGCCGGGCGGGTGCCGTCGTCGTTGCCGGCCGCCGCGACCACCACGACGTCGTGCGCGACGGCGTAGTCGACGGCGGCCTTCAGCGCCGGAGTGCTGCCTTCCGCGGTCGCGGAGATGTTGATGACCCGAGCTCCGGCGGCGACCGCCGCCCGGATCGCGGTCGCCATGCCGTTGGTCGTGCCGCGCGGCTGGCCCTGCTCCAGCCGCTCGGTCTGGCGGATCGAGAGCACGCGGGCCTCGGGCGCGATGCCGGCGAACGGCGTACCGGCCAGGACCCGGCCGGCGACCAGGCTCGCGACCTCGGTGCCGTGCCCGCTGCAGTCGACGCCGGACCCGCCACCGGGACGGCCGAGCACGTCAGGTCCGACGTCGACGGCGCCCCGCAGGTGGGGCGACGTGGCGTCGACGCCGCTGTCGATCACCGCCACCGTCACGCCCGCTCCGCGCGTCAGCGGCCACACCCGCCCGGGCTGGAGGCGGCTCTGCTGCCAGGGGCGCGCGACCTGCTGGTCCGGCGTGGTGGCGCACCTGCTGGTGGCGGCTCGTGCGGGAGCGAGAGGCACGCCGCCTACCACGGGCACTGCGGCCGCCGCCAGCAGTGCAGCAGCGCGGAGCAGGGCTCGCACGGGAACTCGTCCTCCGGCCAGGGTGCTCAACCCGTCGAGGCGGACGGGGTCGCGCTGCCGGAGAGGGGCAGGTCGAAGGCGAAGTCGTAGTTCGCCAGGATCGTGCCGCTCTCGGCGCCGTCGCGCACGTCGACGTCCAGGGTGAGGAAGTCCTGCTGGAGACCTTGCACGACCCCGAGCCCAGAGCCGGGGCCGGCGCCGTCCGTCGATCCGGGCTCCGGTCCGGCGGTCCGCGTCAGGGCGTCCTGGTCCAGGCGCAGCACTGACTGCTGCGCCCACAGTGCCTTGCCGAGCTCTTCCCGAGAGTGGAACTTGGCGTTCACGACGAGCTCGCTGGGCTCGGCTTTGGGCCCGCCGGCCGCGAGGATGGCCAGCCGGTACGCCGTGATGCGGGTCGACCCCCCGCCAGGCAGCAGGACCGTGACGTCGATGCCCTTGCTCGAGTCGGCCGCCGCGGCGCTCGAGCCCTGCTCGCCGTCACGCAGGTGCAGGCTCGCCCGTGTAGGCCGCTGCGTGAGGTCGAGGGTCACCTTGTCGTCCTTGACCAGGGGATCCTTGTCGGCGGTGCTGCTACCCACGCTCACGCTGCATGCTCCAGTGGTGACGACGACGGCGGACAAGGCTGCCGCGCACAGCGCGCGGCGGGAGGTGTGGCGACTCATCCGATGGTCACGTCGAAGCCGCCGTGCAGGTGCCAGTCGGTGAAGAACCTACGCAGGATGTCGTCCCACTGCGACGCGAGCCGCTGCTGGTCGACACGGGTGCCGACGTCAGAGGCCACCAGGTCCCTCACCTCCTGCGGGTGCTCGCGGAGCAGAGTCGTGTAGGCCGGCAGCGTATCGTTGATGATCATGTCCCAGCGCGGGTCCTTCGACGAGATGTTGAAGTCGGGCAGCGGGGTGTCGAGGGTGACGGTCGCGTCTGCGTGCCCGACGAACGGGATGTCGATGACCGGCACCTTGGCGCTGACCGACAGCGGGCTCACCTCGGCAGGCGTGTGGGCCCCCGGGATCGAGGGCGCCCCGACCATCGTGAGCAGGTAGGTGAAGGCCTGCCCGGTGACCGGGTGGTTGCGCATCGCGTCGTACTGGTCCGGGATGATGATGTTCTGCTCGCGGCTCAGCAGCGTCGTGTTGCCGGCGTCGAGCAGGGCGGTGTTGCCGGTCGCGGCACCGTCGTGGATCTGCTGCCACGCGTTGGTCGTGGCACGGTCGGTGATGCCGGCGTCCTGGAGCTCCTTGATGGCGTCCATGCCGCCGTCGAGGTAGGCCTCGTGCATGCCGCCCTGGTCGAAGAAGATCTTCTTCTGCATGGCCAGGAAGGTGTTCTCGTAGAACGCCACCTCGTCACCGCCGGCGTTCGCCAGCGCGGCCATCTGCTTGAGCTCCTCGGGCAGGGCGTCGCGCACCGGGCCGGGCAGCTTGTCGATGCGCTTCTGCAGCTCGCGGGCGAGGTTCTGCACCATGTCGAGGTCGAGGAACCCGCCGGCGAACGACGGCCCGATGAGGTTGGCCATCCCCGCCCACTGCAGCTCGGGGTGCTGCAGGAACAGGTTGCCGTAGTAGCGGTAGACCGCCAGGATCGCGTCGGGGTTGCCGGACGCGCCCTTCGTCGGGTCCCAGGCCTCGAGGTCGATGCCGGCTTTCTGCGCCGCGACCGCTGCCCAGTACTGCCGCAGCAGCCCGGAGTAGTCCGCCGGCGACATCCCGGACGAGCGGGCGAGGTCGAGGAGCCGCTTGAGAGCCGCGGGGTCGGTGGGGAGGTCGGGCACCGGGCCGCCCGCCTTGGCGCCGTCGCCGTTGGTGACGGCGTCGTTGCCGAAGGGTGAGGACGGCACCTGCATGACAGCGGAGGTCGGCGCGACCTCGGCTGCGGCGCGTACGGCTGTGGCGGCGTTCGCGCCCGCTTGCTCCACCGCGTCGCGGGCGGAGGAGAGCGACGAGAGGGCCGCGGTGCGCTTCCCCTCGCCAGGGTCGGTGAAGGGTCCGGTCTGGGTGCCGGCGCTGACCGCCGAGTTGTAGTCGTTGACCGCCTTGTTGGTGTCGGCGACGGCGTCGTTGTAGCTCGACAGGGCCGTGGCGGCCTTCTTCTGGGCCGACTCGAGCGCGTCGGCGTAGTGGTCCACCGCGGTCGAGGCCTTCGACATCGCGGAGCTGGCGTCCTCCCACGCGGTGGCGATCCGCTGCTGGGTGGCGCGCCACGCCTGCTCGGCCGCGCCCTCCCACGGGCCGGTCGACGCCTTGCGCACCGCGGCCGCGGTGTCGCCCATGGCGGTGCCGGCGCCGCGGAGCTCCTGCGCGTAGCCGCGGAGGGCGCCGGGGTCGCCGGGGACCGAGAAGTCAGGACCGCTCACTCGGGCAGCCCCCGCCGGATCCGGTCGACCTGCTCCTGCAGCTTGAGGTCGGTCTCGACGTAGCGCAGCGCGTTGGCGCGCAGCCCGTCGCCGGCGCGGGTCGTGTCGGTGTCGAGGGCCGTCACGCCCTGCTTCCAGGCCGCGGACATCGCGGACAGCGCCCCAGCCAGGTCGGCGTGCCCGACCGCGCCCTCTCCCGGCGCCGCGCCGCCCGCTGCCTGCACGCCTGGTGCGGGCGCGTCGCGCACGGCGCTGGCGGCGTCGAGGAGCACGTCGCTGTCGACACGAAGATCAGACACGACGGCTCCCTACCCACTCGCCGGCCGGTGACTCCGCCCGTTCGTGGCAACCCCAATCGAGCCGGACGCTGTCAGGCCGGCACCGGGCTGGGCCGGCGCAGGCTCGCCACCGCGCCCAGGGCCAGGCCGACGGCGACGAGAATCAGACCGCGTACCCACACCTCGCCCTCGATCTGCGTGAACAGCACGATGCACGAGGCGATGGCCAGGAAGGGGAGCACCGTCGGCGTGCGGTAGTGGTCCGCAACGGCGTCGGGCCCGGGCTTGCGGCGCAGCACGAGCACGGCCGAGTTCACGGCGACGAAGACGATGAGCAGCATCAGCACGAGCGTGGAGGCGAGCGTGCCGACGTCACCCGTCACGGCGAGGATGATCGAGAGTCCGCTCGTCGCCGCGATGGCGACCCACGGCGTACCCCGACCGGGCAACACCCGCGCCAGGGGCGAGGGCAGCAGGCCGTCGCGCGCCATGCCGTAGGTCAGCCGGGAGGACATGATCCCCGTGAGCAGCGCGCCGTTGGCGACGGCGACCAGGGCGATCGCGCTGAAGAGCTTGTCGGGCACGCCGCCGGCCTCGCGCACGACCTCGAGCAGCGGCCCGCTGGACTTGACCAGGGTGTCGGTCGGCACGACGGAGCTGGCGGCCAGGCCGACGAGCAGGTAGATGACGCCCGCCACCACCAGGGCGCCGAAGAGCGCCCGCGGGTAGGAGCGCCGCGGGTCCTTGGTCTCCTCCGCGATGTTGACCGAGGTCTCGAAGCCGACGAAGGAGTAGAACGCGAGCACCGAGCCGCTCAGCAGCGCGGCCGCCGCGCCGTGCTGGGGCGTGCCCACGTCGGTGAGTCGGCTGTAGTCGGCGTCGCCGCGCAGCGCGACCCAGGCGCCGAGGACGACCACGAGGACGAGACCGCTCACCTCGATCAGGGTGGCGACGGTGTTGGCGCGCAGCGACTCCTTGATGCCGCGCGCGTTGAGCAGCGCCAGGAGGAGCAGGAAGACCACGGCGACCGCTGCCACCGGGAGGTCGACGAACTCGTTGAGGTAGTCGCCGCCGAAGCCGCGCGCGAGCGCCGCGACCGACACGATGCCCGCGGCGAGCATGCAGAAGCCGACGACGAAGCCGGCGAAGGAGCCGTAGGCGAGGTTCGCGTAGTGGGAGGCCCCGCCGGCTCGCGGGTACTTCGTCGCCAGCTCGGCGTAGGAGCTGGCTGTGAGCAGCGCGAGGAGCAGGGCGATGACCAGCGGGAGCCACACCGCCCCGCCGGACTCCTGGGCGATCTGACCGACCAGCACGTAGACGCCGGCGCCGAGGACGTCCCCGAGGATGAACAGGAAGAGCAACGGGGTCGTCACCGCGCGCTTGAGGCTGGGCTGGCTCATGGATCGAGGTGTGCCTCCCGGGCGCTGCCGCGAAACTGTGCCGTCGGCGTGGAGGCCGGCCGGTGGCGGCGCTCAGCGCAGGTTGGTGAGGGTCGCCTGCGCCACTGCCAGCAGGGCTGTGGTGCCCTCGGGTGTCACATCGACCTTGGCGGCGGGCCAGTGGAACTCACGGATGAAGCCGTTGAGATGGCTGATCTCGGCCTTGACGTTGTCACGGGACTCGTCGCGCTGCATCTGGCTGACGCGGTGGCGCAGGGCGAGCAGGGTCCCTCCTGACGCATGCCCGGCCGCCACCTGGGAGGCGAGGGCGTTGTGCAGCGCCGCTGCCGCGCCGGGTACGACATGCCCTCGGGAGGCCGTCTCGGTGCAGGCGGTGCCTGACAGGGTCACGGAGCGCGGACTGCCGTCGACGCCGGAAGCGACGAACCCGATGGTCAGCTGCTTGCCTGCCGCGATGGTGCGGTTGGCTGCGGTCGGGTGGACGGTCACCCGGTGGCCGAGCTGGCTGAAGGTCCCGTCCCAGAGGCGGGTGACGCGCTGACCGGCCCCGGAGAAGGTGAACACGAGCGTCCAGTCGGTCACGGACGCCGTGGTGGTGTTGTAGACGCGCAGGGTCGACGTGAAGCCGGTGGCTCGGCCCGTCCACGTCCCGTTCAGCGAGTAGACGGCCTTGCACGACTCGACGGTCGTCGTCGGCGCAGGCCTCGACGAAGCGCTGGCCGGAGTTCCGACTGGCGTAGCGATGCTCGCGGTCAGGGTGGCGACGGCCAGGACGGCGGGGCCGGTCTTCACGCGCACTGGGTCTCCTGGGCTCGATGACTGGAGGCGACCTGCACTTCCTGACCGACGCCGACGGCGCCGTCGACAGACCCTCCCCACGGCCATCGGACTGGTCCCTCTGTTTCGACCGACGACGAAAGGCGTGCAGTCGGGTCACCCTTGCTGTGACCGTCTGGTGCGCCACGGGGGTGCCGTGGTCGGTCGCTCCGCCGACCGACCACGACCCGGTGCATCCGTCAAGTCCCGGACAAGACGCCGCCGCTCGCGGCCACCAGCGCGTGCCCCGTGGGAGTGCGGTGGTACGTGACGGACCGGCCGTCGCGCCGGCCCTCGACCAGGCCCGCCGCCCGCAGACGCGACAGGTGGCCGCCGACGCTCCCGAGCGGGAGGCCGAGCGCCTGGACGAGCTCGCTCGTCGAGGCGGGGGAGGCGAGCTCGACGAGCAGCCTCGCGCGCGTCGCGCCCATGAGCCGTGCGAGCGCCTGCGAAGGGCCCGGTGGCCTGCCGAGCAGCAGTGCAGCCGCACCGCGCGCCGGGTAGGCGAGGGTGGGTGCCCAGGCCGGCTCCATGTAGGCGGCCACGCCGGGGTGGACGAAGATCGAGGGCACGAAGAGGATGCCCTCGCCGTTCAGCTCCCGCGTCTGGGTGACGCCGCGCGTGATCTCCACGGCTCCCGCCCGCCACCGCACGGTGTCGTGCATCTGGTCGAGGACGCCGGCCCATCCGCGGTCGGCGAGCAGCGCGGACCTGTGGTGGATGTCGAGCTCCAGCAGCAGTCGCAGGTGCGGCCAGTGCTGGGCCAGCAGCGCTTGCCAGGCGGCCTCGAGGGTGTGGCGAGCACCTGCACGACGTCTCGGCGCTGGAGCATGTCGCGCACGGCAGGATGGACGACAGGCTCGAGCTCGAGGGCACGGCGGATCTCCTGCCGGGCGAGTCGCGTGGGCGTCTCGCGCACCGCGGCGATGTCGTCCTCGATCGTCTGCTGAGCACCGCGTGGCGGTGGCGCGATGAAGTTGGCGCTCATGGCCATGTGCTGCAGAGCGAGCACCGCATCCACGGGCACCCGCGTGCGCAGCTCGACGAACGCGGGCCGCAGCTCGCTCACCCAGGGCTGGCCGAGACGGCGGCGGGTGCGGCCTGACAGCAGGCGCAGCAGGTTGTCGAGCTCGAAGACGGGGGAGATGGCCAACCTGCTCGACAGGACGTCGCGCTCCCCGACGACGAAGCGCATCACCGACGTGGACTCCTTCGCACGCCGCCGAAACTACCGCGCAGCCCGGCGCGTAGCCGTTGGTCGACGCTCCGTGCCGATCTTCGCGCAGGTGGAGGTCATCCACAGTTCGATCGGGTGAGCGCCCACGCGTACCGGCTTTCGGCCTACTTTCTCCACCGCACCCTGTACGTCGTCCGGGGAGCCCCGGTGTCCGTTCG from Motilibacter peucedani harbors:
- the eccB gene encoding type VII secretion protein EccB encodes the protein MRSRRDQLQAYQFLARRTTDALVAGSADPVGPHVARVTRTALAGTMVGVLALAGFGVAGLVSPGSAKGWKRSDTVVIEKDTGARYAWYAGALHPALNYTSARLAVGGQAGTSKVSRASLHGVPRVPSTMGIQDAPDSLPSAKKLTTGPWSVCTAPVLDVAGRVQQQRRTVVLAGQAPTGTAATEDQGLLVSAGGRDTSLWVVWAGARHRIADLRAAAALGLADEPARVVGAAWLDSVPQGADLVFPALARRGAPGPAVAGAATVVGDVVVAQLADGAQYAVVTSSGLALVSPVAAELALSRSAGARARSIPASALPSVARSATVPGIDALPAQRLHPADASPSHRVVCVVRRVQASGAGPAVLRLTGSVPAGQPLAAPAGSATPTGDALVMSPGAVAYVRAEPAAGVSSGTRYLVTDRGLRYPLADDEAVAALGYSSVQPLRVPPLVLGLIPAGPLLSRAAALTTAGSTTGQ
- a CDS encoding WXG100 family type VII secretion target translates to MSGPDFSVPGDPGALRGYAQELRGAGTAMGDTAAAVRKASTGPWEGAAEQAWRATQQRIATAWEDASSAMSKASTAVDHYADALESAQKKAATALSSYNDAVADTNKAVNDYNSAVSAGTQTGPFTDPGEGKRTAALSSLSSARDAVEQAGANAATAVRAAAEVAPTSAVMQVPSSPFGNDAVTNGDGAKAGGPVPDLPTDPAALKRLLDLARSSGMSPADYSGLLRQYWAAVAAQKAGIDLEAWDPTKGASGNPDAILAVYRYYGNLFLQHPELQWAGMANLIGPSFAGGFLDLDMVQNLARELQKRIDKLPGPVRDALPEELKQMAALANAGGDEVAFYENTFLAMQKKIFFDQGGMHEAYLDGGMDAIKELQDAGITDRATTNAWQQIHDGAATGNTALLDAGNTTLLSREQNIIIPDQYDAMRNHPVTGQAFTYLLTMVGAPSIPGAHTPAEVSPLSVSAKVPVIDIPFVGHADATVTLDTPLPDFNISSKDPRWDMIINDTLPAYTTLLREHPQEVRDLVASDVGTRVDQQRLASQWDDILRRFFTDWHLHGGFDVTIG
- the mycP gene encoding type VII secretion-associated serine protease mycosin, producing the protein MRALLRAAALLAAAAVPVVGGVPLAPARAATSRCATTPDQQVARPWQQSRLQPGRVWPLTRGAGVTVAVIDSGVDATSPHLRGAVDVGPDVLGRPGGGSGVDCSGHGTEVASLVAGRVLAGTPFAGIAPEARVLSIRQTERLEQGQPRGTTNGMATAIRAAVAAGARVINISATAEGSTPALKAAVDYAVAHDVVVVAAAGNDDGTRPAGDDGSTPPTYYPAAYPEVLAVAATDSADARADTSHAADYVDVAAPGQQVVVAGANGPGRYAVVTGTSFATPLVAGTVALVRAYLPQLTAAQVVARIEATADAPPAGRDAGVGAGVVDPYAAVTAVLPAEGAAGVHSAPPVAAAALPVPRHAHRTSLIGVVLAAAGLGAAALLAVVALVLPRGRRRGWAPGRVTAPSAAGTLAAPRAEGADVLAGIRTSQGPR
- a CDS encoding APC family permease, with the translated sequence MSQPSLKRAVTTPLLFLFILGDVLGAGVYVLVGQIAQESGGAVWLPLVIALLLALLTASSYAELATKYPRAGGASHYANLAYGSFAGFVVGFCMLAAGIVSVAALARGFGGDYLNEFVDLPVAAVAVVFLLLLALLNARGIKESLRANTVATLIEVSGLVLVVVLGAWVALRGDADYSRLTDVGTPQHGAAAALLSGSVLAFYSFVGFETSVNIAEETKDPRRSYPRALFGALVVAGVIYLLVGLAASSVVPTDTLVKSSGPLLEVVREAGGVPDKLFSAIALVAVANGALLTGIMSSRLTYGMARDGLLPSPLARVLPGRGTPWVAIAATSGLSIILAVTGDVGTLASTLVLMLLIVFVAVNSAVLVLRRKPGPDAVADHYRTPTVLPFLAIASCIVLFTQIEGEVWVRGLILVAVGLALGAVASLRRPSPVPA
- a CDS encoding cellulose binding domain-containing protein; its protein translation is MKTGPAVLAVATLTASIATPVGTPASASSRPAPTTTVESCKAVYSLNGTWTGRATGFTSTLRVYNTTTASVTDWTLVFTFSGAGQRVTRLWDGTFSQLGHRVTVHPTAANRTIAAGKQLTIGFVASGVDGSPRSVTLSGTACTETASRGHVVPGAAAALHNALASQVAAGHASGGTLLALRHRVSQMQRDESRDNVKAEISHLNGFIREFHWPAAKVDVTPEGTTALLAVAQATLTNLR